CAGACCGACCGGCGCGCGTGGCGCGGCGTTGCATGCCCGGGGCGGGAATCGAACCCGCACTCCCCGCTAGGGGAAAGGGATTTTAAGTCCCTTTGTCTATCTCTAGCTATTTTAGCCATCCCGCAGCCAGTTTCACCGGGATCGTTCGCGTAAAGTAACTAAAAGTGTTACCTTAGGAGAATGAAACCGGCAGCAGCCAAGCCCAACGCTCGTGATTTTCTAGACCGCCTGTCAGCCAGCAGCCGGTACAGCTTTAGCACGTCAGAAGCTCTTCAAGCACTCGGTATCTCTCCGCCTGCTTTGAAGGTAGCGCTGGGCCGCCTCGCCCGTCAAAAACGCGTCGTTTCGCCAGCGCGGGGCTTCTACCTCATCCTTCCGCCTGAGTATCGATCCCTGGGGTGCCTGCCCGCGGATCAATTCATTCCTGACCTGATGAGGCGTCTCAAGCTCCCTTACTACGCGGGGCTTCTGACGGCGGCGCAATTCCACGGCGCCGCGCACCAGCGTCCGATGGAGTTTCAGGTGTTCGTCAAAAAACCGAGGCGGCGGATCGCCTGCGGCAGCGTGCGGGTCAAGTTCATTGTTAGGAAAGAAATCGCCGGTGTGCCCGTGCAGAAACTCAACACGCCGCGCGGTTCCGTCGCGGTTTCGACGCCCGAAGCGACGGCGATCGATCTCATTGGCTATCAGCGCCAGGCCGGCGGCCTCAGTCAGGTAGCGACGGTGCTGGCAGAACTCGCAGAACGGATCGACTCAAAGAAGCTCCCGCTGGCCGCAGCGACGGCTCCCGTCCCCTGGCTTCAACGTCTTGGCTATGTGCTCGATCAGGTCGGTGCTGCGGACAAGACGGAGAACTTAAAGAAACTCGTGCGCGCGCGCGCGCATGAGCCGGTTCCTCTCTTGCCTGGCGCACCGTACAGCAAAGCATCGAGAAACGTCGACTGGAAGGTCTACGTCAACGCACGGGCGGAGGTCGATCTGTGATCCCGCGCGACTTCATCCTTGAATGGCGCGAACACGCGCCATGGCCGCAGGATTTTCAGGTCGAGCAGGACCTCATCATCAGTCGAGCCCTGGTCGAGATTTTCTCGAATCCTCTGTTGCACGATGCTCTCGCGTTCCGTGGCGGAACCGCCCTGTACAAGCTTCACCTGAAACCGGCAGCGCGATATTCAGAGGACATCGATCTCGTTCAGACCCGGCGCGAGGCGGCTGGACCGATGATGGATGCCCTGCGCGATGTGCTCAATCCGTGGCTGGGTAAACCGCAATGGAAGCAGACGGACGGACGCATCACGTTCGTCTACAGAATAAACTCCGAGGATGCCCCGCCAATTCCGCTGCGACTGAAAGTCGAAACGAACACGCGTGAGCATTTTTCCGTATTCGGTCTGGAGGAAATTCCCTTCGCGGTGAATTCACGCTGGTATGAAGGCGCCTGCAGCATTCACACGTACGAACTCGACGAATTGCTCGGCACGAAGATGCGGGCGCACTATCAACGGAAACAGGGGCGCGATCTTTTCGACTTGGCAGTCGCGCTAAAACATTCTGCGGTGGATCCACGCCGCATCGTCGCCGCCTTCTCTGAATACCTGCGGCAGCAAGACAAGAGTGTTACCCGCGCGCAATTTCAAGAGAATCTCTTCCTGAAGCTTCGTGATCCCGAGTTTCACGCGGATATCGGACCATTGCTCGCTCTTCAAGAAAGTCCTTGGGACACCGCCGGAGAGGCCGCTATCGTTTCTTCGCGTCTCATCGAGCTGTTGCCCGGCGAGCCGTGGAAAGGCGAGGCCGTCAACCAGTAAGAATGGCAACCCAGATCCCGACCAATCGCCTTGCTGTCAGCAGAAATTCGATCGCAAGCAAGGGGCTTGGATCCGCACGGGACAGACCAACAGCAGCCGCTTGTTGGCCCTGCTGAGTGCAACGTAAAGGAGGCACGTTGCATCTCGCTTGTCGGGAAACGTCATGGCGTCGCAGGGCATGACAATAACGCTGTCGTACTCCAACCACTTCGCCTCGTGAATATTGCGTATCGCCTTCGCTGGTGGCCTGGGCCTCGCATGGGCGCGGCGTGTGTGATTTGTGCTAGACTCTCGTCGGCAGTAACAAAGTCGTCGAGCCGGATCGCATGTTGAAACTCCTTTCTCGCGATCAGCCTCTTTGGAGCGGCTCAGATCCTAAGGCCCCCGGCCTTGCCGGCGATAATTACTTCGCCTAACGTGGAAGCATGCCCGGGGCGGGAATCGAACCCGCACTCCCCGCTAGGGGAAAGGGATTTTAAGTCCCTCGCGTCTGCCGTTTCGCCACCCGGGCCAAGGGCTCGCTCGAGCACCCTGGAACAACACAGGGACACCGGCTGGGCGCCGCATGTCCCTGTGATCAAGTCGCACGAATCGTGGAGAGCGGGAAACGGGACTCGAACCCGCGACCCCAACCTTGGCAAGGTTGTGCTCTACCAACTGAGCTATTCCCGCAGTCGCCACAAAGCTAGCCCAAGCCTCGCGGTCGAACAAGAGGACGCGGCGGCGCGCCGCCTGTGCGCGAGAGCGCCGTCCGTCACGGCGATGGCAGTGTCGGAATCGTCGTGCTGTACTGCGTGTTGATCGCTTGAATCATCAGGTTGGCCAACACGACGTGCGCGGCCGCGGCCGGGTGGATGCCATCGAGCGAGATGAAATCGCCGAACGCTTTCGTGGGTTGCGTGACATCGGGCAGCACGGGAATCTGTCCGCTCTCGCGCAGCTGCTCGAGCGTGGGATTCGGATCGAAGTATGCCCAACCCTTGTTCGCGGCGGTCTGCTGAATGAATGCGTTGTATCCGGCGACGGCCTGCGTCACGGCGGCGATTTCGGTCGCGTCTAACACAAACACCTCGCCGAGGCCGTTCGCGTGATTGGCGAGCGCGTGGCAGGCGATGGTGTCGGGCGCCGTGCCCGCTCGCATCGACTCGAG
This DNA window, taken from Gemmatimonadaceae bacterium, encodes the following:
- a CDS encoding type IV toxin-antitoxin system AbiEi family antitoxin, producing MKPAAAKPNARDFLDRLSASSRYSFSTSEALQALGISPPALKVALGRLARQKRVVSPARGFYLILPPEYRSLGCLPADQFIPDLMRRLKLPYYAGLLTAAQFHGAAHQRPMEFQVFVKKPRRRIACGSVRVKFIVRKEIAGVPVQKLNTPRGSVAVSTPEATAIDLIGYQRQAGGLSQVATVLAELAERIDSKKLPLAAATAPVPWLQRLGYVLDQVGAADKTENLKKLVRARAHEPVPLLPGAPYSKASRNVDWKVYVNARAEVDL
- a CDS encoding nucleotidyl transferase AbiEii/AbiGii toxin family protein — encoded protein: MIPRDFILEWREHAPWPQDFQVEQDLIISRALVEIFSNPLLHDALAFRGGTALYKLHLKPAARYSEDIDLVQTRREAAGPMMDALRDVLNPWLGKPQWKQTDGRITFVYRINSEDAPPIPLRLKVETNTREHFSVFGLEEIPFAVNSRWYEGACSIHTYELDELLGTKMRAHYQRKQGRDLFDLAVALKHSAVDPRRIVAAFSEYLRQQDKSVTRAQFQENLFLKLRDPEFHADIGPLLALQESPWDTAGEAAIVSSRLIELLPGEPWKGEAVNQ